Proteins found in one bacterium genomic segment:
- the der gene encoding ribosome biogenesis GTPase Der: MKKNRLPVIAIIGRPNVGKSTLFNRIIGRQDAIVDDTPGVTRDRHYEISDWAGKQFILVDTGGFIHDSHEQIDAAVREQAQLAIEESDLTILVMDANAGLTTAEQKIAELLKRSKKQCLFVANKVDNEKINQTLGADPEIYRLGLGEPFPISALNSRNIGDFLDKIFDHLDDQFQVSLDDITFEEDVIRLAIIGKPNVGKSSFVNAVIGKQKHIVTDIPGTTRDSIDTDFEYDGQKYKLIDTAGLRRKAKVKENLEFYSTLRTLKSIQECDVAVLLIDAIEGLASQDIRVLEEARQLKKGLVMVINKWDLVEKDDKTYLAYEKHLKQSLGSTSYVPFVFISALSKQRVHKVIEMSKTVFDERNKTISTSTLNEFLRKIIAINHPPAVQGKDIKINYVTQIKSRPPVFAFFSNEPKLLPANYRQYIENKMRETFGFKGVPLSLTYRKKNKDRFE, from the coding sequence GTGAAAAAAAACCGTCTCCCTGTCATCGCAATTATCGGCCGTCCCAATGTCGGCAAATCGACGCTTTTTAATCGTATTATCGGCCGCCAGGATGCTATCGTCGACGATACGCCTGGTGTCACGCGCGACCGGCATTATGAAATTTCAGATTGGGCTGGCAAACAATTTATTCTCGTCGACACCGGCGGATTCATTCATGATTCGCACGAGCAGATTGATGCGGCGGTCCGCGAACAGGCACAACTGGCCATTGAAGAATCCGATCTGACGATTCTGGTCATGGATGCCAATGCCGGCCTGACCACAGCCGAACAGAAAATCGCGGAATTACTGAAACGGTCAAAAAAACAATGTCTTTTCGTGGCGAATAAAGTTGACAATGAAAAAATCAATCAAACATTAGGCGCCGATCCGGAAATTTACCGCCTCGGACTGGGTGAACCTTTTCCGATCTCGGCTTTAAACAGCCGTAATATCGGCGATTTTCTGGACAAAATTTTCGACCACCTCGACGATCAATTTCAAGTTTCGCTTGACGACATTACATTCGAAGAAGATGTTATTCGCCTCGCGATTATCGGAAAACCAAATGTAGGCAAATCATCGTTTGTAAATGCCGTCATCGGAAAACAAAAGCATATCGTGACGGACATTCCCGGAACGACGCGGGATTCTATCGATACGGACTTCGAATATGACGGACAAAAATACAAATTAATCGATACGGCAGGATTGCGTCGCAAAGCCAAAGTAAAAGAAAACCTGGAATTTTACAGCACGCTTCGCACGTTGAAAAGCATCCAGGAGTGCGATGTAGCGGTTTTACTGATCGATGCCATCGAAGGCCTTGCATCGCAAGATATCCGCGTTCTCGAAGAAGCACGGCAATTGAAAAAAGGCCTGGTCATGGTGATCAATAAGTGGGATTTGGTTGAAAAAGACGATAAAACATATCTGGCATACGAAAAACACTTGAAACAATCGCTCGGATCAACATCGTATGTGCCGTTCGTTTTTATTTCGGCGTTAAGTAAACAGCGCGTTCACAAAGTCATCGAAATGTCAAAAACTGTTTTTGACGAACGCAATAAAACCATATCGACGTCAACGCTAAATGAATTTCTCCGTAAGATCATTGCGATCAATCACCCGCCTGCTGTGCAAGGAAAAGATATTAAGATCAATTATGTCACACAGATCAAATCGCGGCCGCCGGTGTTTGCGTTCTTCTCCAACGAACCGAAATTACTGCCCGCTAATTACCGACAATATATTGAAAACAAAATGCGTGAAACGTTTGGATTCAAAGGCGTTCCCCTGTCTCTGACGTATCGCAAAAAAAATAAGGACCGGTTTGAATGA
- a CDS encoding T9SS type A sorting domain-containing protein — MKYCIVLLFLYPALLVYAQEKNSSQKIKDAIQSGEITEDQGMEYFALLLNNQSDRLPQALRSNLPIKCGFSMIADLKAYQKTHPEKAPLRKSLAQGIYNYVFDFNGTPKTFRFQYDSTGIDQVPSDDLNANGIRDYLEEAGKAFEKAYRLEIDTLGYKEPANFSVNGYYEVFIQNISEYGFTQWGDNPQITDITIDNNYSSGYYTQGYDALRVTCAHEFFHAIQLSYTYNRLSDDDYWYYEVSSTWMEDVAYDEVNDYYSYLPSYFNSPNLMLNAYNGIHEYGAAIWNHYLGKKFGTGIMKQVWETMQTQSALNALAAALQSHAGLSKAYSEFSIWNYFTRNRADEMTYYPEGSNYPRVKFEINRNLIDTTISRTLPSLASHYHNFFLTDSGNCTITFNPIESGDFFEVITIEYNQFSNKKYITNHGNATSILIDQLATGDSVSVIVVNKEKTLPAGVPYYLSVSFNQDSVTLDPVSNFYSYPNPFRNDGQSEIRLKFRLRKTSSLQFEVYTISGRLIRRIDYGELASGVYDGNNGLTWNGRDHTGQLVPSGVYIYKFKGNGFTKTGKIAVIR; from the coding sequence ATGAAATACTGTATCGTACTGCTGTTTTTGTACCCTGCGTTACTTGTATATGCTCAGGAAAAAAATTCCAGTCAAAAAATCAAAGACGCCATTCAATCTGGTGAAATTACTGAAGACCAAGGGATGGAATATTTTGCGCTGCTCTTAAATAATCAATCGGATCGGTTACCGCAAGCGCTTCGTTCCAATCTACCCATAAAATGCGGATTTTCGATGATTGCCGACCTCAAAGCTTATCAAAAAACGCATCCTGAAAAAGCTCCGCTTCGAAAAAGCCTCGCTCAAGGCATTTACAACTACGTGTTTGATTTTAATGGCACACCCAAAACATTTCGGTTTCAGTATGATTCAACCGGTATTGATCAGGTACCTTCAGATGATCTGAATGCAAACGGAATCCGCGATTACCTCGAAGAAGCCGGTAAAGCGTTTGAGAAAGCCTACCGGCTCGAAATCGATACGTTGGGGTATAAGGAACCGGCTAATTTTTCTGTAAACGGATATTATGAAGTATTTATTCAAAACATCAGTGAGTATGGCTTCACACAATGGGGCGATAACCCTCAAATTACAGACATTACCATCGACAACAATTATAGCAGCGGTTATTATACGCAAGGATACGATGCCCTTCGTGTGACGTGTGCTCATGAGTTTTTTCACGCTATACAATTGAGCTATACTTACAACAGGCTTTCAGACGACGATTACTGGTATTACGAAGTTTCGTCAACATGGATGGAAGACGTTGCGTATGATGAAGTGAATGATTACTACAGCTATTTACCGTCATATTTTAACAGCCCAAACCTGATGTTGAATGCTTATAACGGCATTCATGAATACGGCGCAGCGATCTGGAATCATTATCTGGGAAAAAAATTCGGAACGGGCATTATGAAGCAGGTTTGGGAAACCATGCAAACGCAATCCGCGCTCAATGCATTGGCTGCCGCATTGCAGTCTCATGCGGGATTGTCGAAAGCATACTCAGAATTTTCCATCTGGAATTATTTTACAAGAAATCGCGCCGATGAAATGACTTATTATCCTGAAGGTTCGAATTATCCTCGCGTCAAATTCGAAATCAACCGAAATTTGATTGATACAACGATCAGCCGTACATTGCCGTCGTTGGCCTCACATTATCATAATTTTTTCTTAACGGATTCGGGCAATTGCACTATTACCTTTAACCCCATCGAGTCCGGAGATTTCTTTGAAGTCATTACTATCGAATACAATCAGTTTTCAAATAAAAAATATATTACCAATCACGGCAATGCGACCAGCATCCTGATTGATCAATTGGCAACGGGTGACAGCGTTTCGGTTATCGTTGTGAACAAAGAAAAAACTTTGCCGGCCGGTGTACCCTACTATCTTAGCGTTTCATTCAATCAGGATTCGGTGACACTGGATCCTGTTTCTAATTTCTACTCTTATCCCAATCCTTTCAGAAACGATGGCCAATCGGAAATTAGATTGAAATTTCGCCTGCGTAAAACTTCTTCTCTGCAATTTGAGGTTTACACGATATCGGGAAGACTGATACGCAGAATTGATTACGGAGAATTGGCGTCAGGAGTGTACGACGGGAATAACGGTTTGACATGGAACGGGCGTGATCACACAGGACAGCTTGTTCCCAGCGGTGTGTATATTTATAAATTCAAGGGCAACGGTTTTACTAAGACCGGAAAGATTGCAGTTATTCGGTAG